From Juglans regia cultivar Chandler chromosome 8, Walnut 2.0, whole genome shotgun sequence, the proteins below share one genomic window:
- the LOC108979044 gene encoding cytoplasmic tRNA 2-thiolation protein 2-like, which yields MACNASSCQSNCHRNEEQAQEEEFGGSANSISNYNDRNLNVCVKCKSNEPISGGNAEDGRFCADCFRSNLYGKFRLAVISNAMICPTDNVLVAFSGGSSSRVALQFVHEMQDKSQKNFDASRDRSLPVFGVGVAFIDERAIFPVSSHEIDKAIQDFRSIVSALAPPRKELHVVPIENICSSSSSDGRDRLKNLLDAISDSTGKEDLLLHLRMLSLQKIASENGYNRVVLGSCTSSIACHVISAIVKGQGYSLPGDIQYVDARWEIPVVLPLRDCLTQELNRLCHLDGLKTVELHKVPYSGINGLVSSFVTLLQKENPSRECTIVRTAGKLTPFHFNSIPEKSDSNTTLATQRRLKKYNLKPNESLSSESFCPVCNSPLNKSDLLRQSNLQNHQTSSDIFGAACCSSCRFQILPKDPSSMEHFYTHLPQPLVARAKRGGYGNLSLLREQIQDCLISDSEDES from the exons TCGATTTCTAATTACAATGATCGGAATCTGAATGTTTGCGTCAAGTGCAAGTCCAACGAACCCATTTCTGGCGGCAACGCCGAAGATGGGCGCTTTTGCGCTGATTGCTTCCGAAGTAACCTGTATGGGAAGTTCAGGCTCGCTGTCATCTCCAACGCCATGATTTGTCCCACTGATAACGTTCTCGTCGCCTTCTCTGGTGGCTCTTCATCAAG AGTCGCTCTACAGTTTGTGCATGAGATGCAAGATAAGTCCCAAAAGAATTTTGATGCAAGTAGAGATAGATCATTACCGGTGTTTGGTGTTGGAGTTGCTTTTATTGATGAACGTGCGATTTTCCCAGTTTCTTCTCATGAAATTGACAAAGCAATCCAAGACTTCAGATCGATTGTGTCTGCTCTAGCCCCACCAAGAAAAGAGTTGCATGTGGTTCCAATTGAGAATATCTGCTCTTCTAGTTCCAGTGACGGAAGAGACAGATTGAAGAACTTACTAGATGCTATTAGTGATTCCACTGGAAAAGAAGATCTTTTGCTGCATCTACGAATGTTGTCCTTGCAAAAG ATTGCCTCTGAAAATGGATACAACAGGGTCGTTCTAGGATCATGCACATCGAGCATTGCTTGCCATGTTATTTCTGCCATTGTGAAG GGCCAGGGATATTCATTGCCAGGAGATATACAATATGTTGATGCAAGGTGGGAGATCCCAGTAGTGCTTCCACTCCGTGACTGTCTTACACAGGAGCTCAACAGGCTTTGCCACCTTGATGG CCTAAAGACTGTGGAGTTGCATAAAGTTCCTTATTCTGGAATAAATGGCTTGGTATCATCATTTGTGACACTATTGCAG AAAGAAAATCCTTCTCGAGAATGCACAATTGTGAGAACAGCTGGAAAGCTTActccatttcatttcaacaGTATTCCAGAGAAAAGTGACTCTAACACCACCTTGGCAACCCAAAGGCGTCTGAAGAAATATAATCTCAAGCCCAATGAGTCATTATCCTCAGAGTCATTTTGTCCTGTCTGCAATAGCCCACTGAACAAATCTGACTTGCTAAGACAGAGCAATCTTCAGAATCACCAAACAAGTTCTGATATTTTTGGTGCTGCCTGCTGTTCAAGTTGTCGCTTTCAGATACTTCCAAAGGATCCCTCATCGATGGAGCACTTCTATACACATTTACCCCAGCCATTAGTTGCCCGAGCAAAGCGTGGCGGCTATGGCAATCTTAGCTTGCTTCG GGAGCAGATACAAGATTGTTTGATTTCAGACAGtgaagatgaaagttga